The following coding sequences lie in one Spea bombifrons isolate aSpeBom1 chromosome 5, aSpeBom1.2.pri, whole genome shotgun sequence genomic window:
- the RALA gene encoding ras-related protein Ral-A, with product MAANKPKGQNSLALHKVIMVGSGGVGKSALTLQFMYDEFVEDYEPTKADSYRKKVVLDGVEVQIDILDTAGQEDYAAIRDNYFRSGEGFLCVFSITEQESFAATADFREQILRVKEDENVPFLLVGNKSDLEDKRQVSVEEAKSRADQWNVNYVETSAKTRANVDKVFFDLMREIRARKMEDSKEKNGKKKRKSLAKRIRERCCIL from the exons ATGGCTGCTAATAAGCCTAAAGGCCAGAATTCCTTGGCACTGCACAAAGTCATCATGGTAGGAAGCGGTGGAGTGGGAAAATCAGCTTTAACACTCCAATTTATGTATGATGAG TTTGTGGAAGACTATGAACCAACTAAAGCTGACAGCTATCGGAAGAAGGTTGTACTCGATGGAGTGGAGGTCCAGATCGATATCCTGGATACAGCTGGTCAGGAGGACTATGCGGCAATCAGAGACAATTACTTCCGAAGTGGAGAGGGATTCCTCTGTGTCTTCTCTATCACAGAGCAGGAATCCTTTGCTGCTACAGCAGATTTCAG AGAACAAATATTACGAGTAAAGGAGGATGAAAATGTACCTTTTCTGCTGGTTGGCAACAAATCAGATTTGGAGGATAAACGTCAAGTCTCTGTGGAAGAAGCAAAAAGCCGGGCCGATCAGTGGAACGTTAACTACGTAGAAACCTCTGCAAAGACACGAGCCAATGTTGATAAG GTATTCTTCGATTTAATGAGGGAAATTCGAGCCCGCAAGATGGAAGACAGCAAAGAAAagaatggaaagaagaagagaaaaagccTTGCCAAGAGGATAAGGGAAAGATGTTGCATTTTATAA